The Sebastes fasciatus isolate fSebFas1 chromosome 4, fSebFas1.pri, whole genome shotgun sequence genome window below encodes:
- the dapk2b gene encoding death-associated protein kinase 2 isoform X2, producing the protein MKTPGMAVFKQQQVEDFYVIGEELGSGQFAIVKRCIEKSTDVEYAAKFIKKRQSRASRRGVRREEIEREVDILQQIQHNNIVALHDVYENRTDVVLILELVSGGELFDFLAQKESLSEEEATRFIKQILDGVLYLHSKRIAHFDLKPENIMLLDRNVHLPRIKLIDFGLAHKIEAGVDFKNIFGTPEFVAPEIVNYEQLGLEADMWSIGVITYILLSGASPFLGDTKQETLGNISAMDYEFDEELFSNTSELAKSFIRKLLEKDTRKRMTIQDALNHHWIKPLNPRQAMVKRLSVVNLDNFKRQYARRRWKMSFRIVALCNHLTRIMKKGNKLPQPDERDCESDQEEEILKRRPRSRKRSSTS; encoded by the exons TGGGCAGTTTGCAATCGTCAAACGCTGTATAGAAAAGAGCACGGACGTCGAATATGCAGCCAAGTTCATCAAGAAGCGCCAGAGTCGGGCCAGCAGACGTGGCGTAAGGAGAGAGGAGATTGAGAGGGAAGTGGACATCCTGCAGCAGATCCAGCACAACAACATCGTAGCGCTACATGACGTGTACGAGAACCGCACAGACGTGGTGCTCATCCTCGAACT ggtgtctGGAGGAGAGCTGTTCGATTTCTTAGCTCAGAAGGAGTCTCTCAGTGAAGAGGAGGCCACTCGGTTTATCAAACAGATCCTAGACGGAGTCCTGTACCTCCACTCCAAGAGGATCGCACATTTTGATCTGAAG cctgaaaacataatgctgcTGGACAGGAATGTTCATCTACCCCGCATCAAACTCATAGACTTTGGACTCGCGCACAAAATAGAAGCCGGGGTtgatttcaaaaacatttttggaacCCCTGAATTTGTTG CTCCAGAGATAGTCAACTATGAGCAACTGGGATTGGAGGCAGACATGTG gaGCATTGGAGTCATCACTTATATACT TTTGAGCGGCGCGTCACCTTTCCTCGGCGACACGAAGCAGGAAACCCTGGGAAACATCTCGGCGATGGACTACGAGTTTGACGAAGAGCTCTTCAGCAATACAAGCGAGCTAGCCAAGAGCTTCATCAGAAAGCTCCTGGAGAAGGACACGAG AAAACGGATGACCATACAAGACGCCCTCAACCATCACTGGATTAAG CCTCTGAATCCCAGACAGGCCATGGTGAAGAGGTTGTCCGTGGTCAACTTGGATAACTTTAAGAGACAGTACGCAAGACGCAGGTGGAAG ATGTCATTCAGAATTGTGGCTCTGTGCAATCACTTAACGCGGATCATGAAGAAGGGCAACAAGCTACCTCAGCCGGACGAG AGGGATTGTGAAAGTGACCAAGAGGAAGAAATCCTGAAGAGGAGGCCGAGGAGCAGAAAGAGAAGCAGCACTTCCTGA
- the dapk2b gene encoding death-associated protein kinase 2 isoform X1, whose translation MKTPGMAVFKQQQVEDFYVIGEELGSGQFAIVKRCIEKSTDVEYAAKFIKKRQSRASRRGVRREEIEREVDILQQIQHNNIVALHDVYENRTDVVLILELVSGGELFDFLAQKESLSEEEATRFIKQILDGVLYLHSKRIAHFDLKPENIMLLDRNVHLPRIKLIDFGLAHKIEAGVDFKNIFGTPEFVAPEIVNYEQLGLEADMWSIGVITYILLSGASPFLGDTKQETLGNISAMDYEFDEELFSNTSELAKSFIRKLLEKDTRKRMTIQDALNHHWIKSCGHMEEDSVAPEKAEQLKTKRLMEYTIQSHSSMPQNNTYANFERFAHVVEDVSLMETGLSEVAGARHTLQGDIEALLSIYNDKESWYKEESETARKQLSQVRYEFRKVEATRRLLQEDIKSVDASLESISGKYSQRQSKLDALREELNSELKWLQEMMSSLHPEGANGSSNNSSSLNTDVRQALKELLHPSCRRELCPEAQQPLTESG comes from the exons TGGGCAGTTTGCAATCGTCAAACGCTGTATAGAAAAGAGCACGGACGTCGAATATGCAGCCAAGTTCATCAAGAAGCGCCAGAGTCGGGCCAGCAGACGTGGCGTAAGGAGAGAGGAGATTGAGAGGGAAGTGGACATCCTGCAGCAGATCCAGCACAACAACATCGTAGCGCTACATGACGTGTACGAGAACCGCACAGACGTGGTGCTCATCCTCGAACT ggtgtctGGAGGAGAGCTGTTCGATTTCTTAGCTCAGAAGGAGTCTCTCAGTGAAGAGGAGGCCACTCGGTTTATCAAACAGATCCTAGACGGAGTCCTGTACCTCCACTCCAAGAGGATCGCACATTTTGATCTGAAG cctgaaaacataatgctgcTGGACAGGAATGTTCATCTACCCCGCATCAAACTCATAGACTTTGGACTCGCGCACAAAATAGAAGCCGGGGTtgatttcaaaaacatttttggaacCCCTGAATTTGTTG CTCCAGAGATAGTCAACTATGAGCAACTGGGATTGGAGGCAGACATGTG gaGCATTGGAGTCATCACTTATATACT TTTGAGCGGCGCGTCACCTTTCCTCGGCGACACGAAGCAGGAAACCCTGGGAAACATCTCGGCGATGGACTACGAGTTTGACGAAGAGCTCTTCAGCAATACAAGCGAGCTAGCCAAGAGCTTCATCAGAAAGCTCCTGGAGAAGGACACGAG AAAACGGATGACCATACAAGACGCCCTCAACCATCACTGGATTAAG TCCTGCGGCCACATGGAAGAGGATAGCGTTGCCCCTGAGAAAGCGGAGCAGTTGAAGACGAAACGTCTAATGGAGTACACCATCCAGTCCCACTCCAGCATGCCCCAGAACAACACATATGCCAACTTTGAGCGTTTTGCCCACGTGGTGGAGGACGTCAGTCTGATGGAGACGGGGCTGTCAGAGGTGGCAGGAGCCCGCCACACTCTGCAGGGTGATATAGAAGCGCTGCTCTCCATCTACAACGATAAAGAGAGCTGGTACAAGGAGGAGAGCGAGACTGCGAGGAAGCAGCTGTCACAGGTCCGCTACGAGTTCCGTAAAGTGGAGGCCACGAGGAGGCTGCTGCAGGAGGACATTAAGTCTGTAGATGCCAGTCTGGAGAGCATCAGTGGGAAGTACAGCCAGAGGCAGAGTAAGCTGGACGCTCTGAGAGAGGAGCTGAACTCTGAGCTGAAGTGGCTGCAGGAGATGATGAGCTCTCTGCATCCAGAAGGAGCCAAcggcagcagcaacaacagcagcagtctGAATACGGACGTGAGGCAGGCGCTGAAGGAGCTGCTGCATCCGTCTTGCAGGAGGGAACTGTGCCCCGAGGCCCAACAGCCACTCACAGAGTCAGGCTAA